From Curtobacterium sp. MCBA15_012:
TTCTTGACACCGTGCTCCTGCGCCTGACGGGCGGCGGACTCGGCGGCGAGCTGCGCCGCGAACGGCGTCGACTTGCGCGAACCCTTGAAGCCCACGGCACCCGAGGACGCCCAGCTGAGGACGGCGCCCGACGGGTCGGTGATGCTGACGATGGTGTTGTTGAACGTGCTCTTGATGTGGGCCTGGCCCACGGCGACGTTCTTCTTCTCCTTGCGGCGCGGCTTGCGCGCGGCAGTCTTGGGGGTAGCCATGATGATCTCCTATCGGGCCTTCTTCTTGCCTGCCACGGTGCGCTTCGGTCCCTTGCGGGTACGCGCGTTGGTCTTGGTGCGCTGACCACGCACCGGGAGACCACGACGGTGGCGGAGACCCTCGTAGCTACCGATCTCGACCTTGCGGCGGATGTCGGCGGCGACCTCACGGCGGAGGTCACCCTCCACCTTGAAGTTGCCCTCGATGAAGTCACGGAGGGCGACGAGCTGGTCGTCGGTCAGGTCCTTGACGCGGATGTCACCGGAGATACCGGTCTCGGCGAGTGCCTGGACCGCGCGGGTCCGGCCGACGCCGTAGATGTACGTGAGTGCGATCTCCACGCGCTTCTCGCGCGGGATGTCGACGCCTGCTAGACGTGCCATGTGCTGGCTGCTCCTGTTGTCGATGGAGGTGTGGCGCAGTACCGGTGCCCGGGCCTCCGCCCCGAGGTGTCCCCCCGCCGTCGACCTGGGTCACGACGGGGTTCTGGTACTGCGTGTTCGGTGTTGAGTTGTGGGTCCTGCTGGGAGCTCAGCCCTGGCGCTGCTTGTGACGCGGGTTGCTCTTGCAGATCACCATGACGCGGCCCTTGCGGCGGATGACACGGCAGTGCTCGCAGATGGGCTTGACGCTGGGGTTGACCTTCATGGTTGTTTCCTCGTGCTCGCTGGCTTCGTGCTCGGCGGGTTCGCCGGGCCGTTCCTTTCCAGCTCGCGGATCACTTGTAGCGGTAGACGATCCGGCCGCGGGTCAGGTCGTACGGGCTCAGCTCCACGATCACGCGGTCCTCGGGGAGGATGCGGATGTAGTGCTGGCGCATCTTCCCGGAGATGTGCGCGAGGACCTTGTGTCCGTTGGTCAGCTCAACGCGGAACATCGCGTTGGGCAGAGCTTCGAGCACCGAGCCTTCGATCTCGATGACGCCGTCTTTCTTGGCCATAGCCTCACTGTCGCTTGATTGGATTACCGGTGTGATCCCCGAGCCGGTCTGCGGGTCGGGCGCCACGCCAGAAGGCATGGCACACCAAGGGTTGATCCTAGGCGACAGCGGGCCGATTGCCAAGTGCGGGCCGGTCCGACCCCTCGTCTGGGGCTTCCGCAAGGGTTCCTGAGCGTTCCACAGTGGGTTGTCGGGCTGCTCCGGGCCGCGGAGCAGCGGTGCGCCCGTAGCCTGGCCGACGCACCGACCGGGTCCCGGTCGGCGACCGGACCCCCGATCGGAGACCCCGTGCCGCACGATCCCCGCCGCCCCATCGCCCGACACGGCCGACTCCCCCGCCGTCGGGCGTGGACCACGGCCGCCACGGTGGTCGCCGCCGCGCTCGCGGTCGTCCTCGTCAGCGGCACCAGCGTCGCCGGCATCGCGGCGGTCCAGCTCGCGACCGCGCCGCACACCGTGCAGCTGAGCACCGACGACCAGAACACCGCGAAGGTCGCCGACATCACGGCGATCAAGGGCGGAGCGAACATCCTCCTCGTCGGCAGCGACACCCGCATCGGCCAGTTCGACTCGGACGAGAACGTCGAGGGCGCGCGCAACGACGTCACGATCCTCGTGCACGTCTCCCAGGACCACCAGCAGCTCACGGCGGTCAGCTTCCCGCGCGACCTCAAGGTCCCGATCCCGGCGTGCACCAACCCCCAGACCGGCACCACCTACCCGGCCGCGAGCAAGGAGCTGCTCAACGAGGCGCTCGGGCACGGCGGCCTGTCGTGCGTCGTCGACACCGTCGAGAACCTCACCGGCCTGACCGTCCCGTACGCCGGCCTCATCACCTTCGACGGCGTCATCGAGATGTCGAACGCCCTCGGCGGCGTCGACGTCTGCGTCGCGAAGCCGATCCACGACTCGTACACCGGGCTGCAGCTCACCGCGGGCGACCACACGCTCGAGGGGCAGGACGCCCTCGCCTTCCTCCGCAGCCGCCACGGCGTCGGCGACGGCAGCGACCTCGCCCGGATCAGCTCGCAGCAGGTCTTCCTGTCCGCCCTGCTCCGCAAGGTCGCCTCGGACGGCACCCTGTCGAACCCCGTGACGCTCTACAAGCTCGCGGGTGCCGCACTGTCGAACATGACCCTGTCCGACGGCCTCGCCCAGACCCGCACACTCGTCGGCCTCGCCTCGACGCTGCGCGGCATGAGCACGTCCAACATGCTCTTCGTGCAGTACCCCGTGGTCGACGACCCGACGGACACGTCGCACGTGCTCGTCGCGCAGGAGCCCGCGCACGCC
This genomic window contains:
- the rpsM gene encoding 30S ribosomal protein S13 — its product is MARLAGVDIPREKRVEIALTYIYGVGRTRAVQALAETGISGDIRVKDLTDDQLVALRDFIEGNFKVEGDLRREVAADIRRKVEIGSYEGLRHRRGLPVRGQRTKTNARTRKGPKRTVAGKKKAR
- the rpmJ gene encoding 50S ribosomal protein L36, which produces MKVNPSVKPICEHCRVIRRKGRVMVICKSNPRHKQRQG
- the infA gene encoding translation initiation factor IF-1, yielding MAKKDGVIEIEGSVLEALPNAMFRVELTNGHKVLAHISGKMRQHYIRILPEDRVIVELSPYDLTRGRIVYRYK
- the rpsK gene encoding 30S ribosomal protein S11, encoding MATPKTAARKPRRKEKKNVAVGQAHIKSTFNNTIVSITDPSGAVLSWASSGAVGFKGSRKSTPFAAQLAAESAARQAQEHGVKKVDVFVKGPGSGRETAIRSLQAAGLEVGSINDVTPQAHNGCRPPKRRRV
- a CDS encoding LCP family protein, with amino-acid sequence MPHDPRRPIARHGRLPRRRAWTTAATVVAAALAVVLVSGTSVAGIAAVQLATAPHTVQLSTDDQNTAKVADITAIKGGANILLVGSDTRIGQFDSDENVEGARNDVTILVHVSQDHQQLTAVSFPRDLKVPIPACTNPQTGTTYPAASKELLNEALGHGGLSCVVDTVENLTGLTVPYAGLITFDGVIEMSNALGGVDVCVAKPIHDSYTGLQLTAGDHTLEGQDALAFLRSRHGVGDGSDLARISSQQVFLSALLRKVASDGTLSNPVTLYKLAGAALSNMTLSDGLAQTRTLVGLASTLRGMSTSNMLFVQYPVVDDPTDTSHVLVAQEPAHALNVALQQDVKTSLTDSSTGRASTLSPDAQASAPAQAPASGTGGGTGTGTGGGTDTGAGTSGTGDATAGSTPSPSATPLPSSITGQSASEQTCSRGN